TTTTAATCTTTTTACGACATTCACCATTTATCTAATTATGTAAAAGTGACATagtcagtaatgtgatacaaactTATTCATATTGTGTAAATACATAGTAATAATTAAGTATTTTGATTTCTATTAATTGTTAATCATTTATGTAACTatgtaacaaaaataaaattatccaTTTATACAAATGTGTAAATATTATAGACACATGTaacatatatacagggtgtttatctTATCTGAAAATGCAAATAGAAGAAATTAAagatataaatatgtatagatAATTTGTACTATgttatgtataaataaatatagcaTTCCGTTTAAAAAAACTAACTTGACCTTGAAATCTTCATGCTTtcacaaacaaaaaaaataaacaacttTTGTAAAAACATTTTTTCTTTATCTATAGtcctttttgaaatattttgcatTTTCAGATAAAACAGACATCTTGCAATATGTACATATAACTGGACTTACATGTACATTTAATGTCATTTTATAATCTAAGTCTATTTCTGGCCAGTCTTGTTCCATAACATCCTTATCCAATCTTACTTCATTTTCACTTATAAGGTGATGTTTAGCAGAACAGAATGCTGCCCATAATTCTGATGCAAAGTGTGGTGCGAATGGTGCAAGCATAATAATTTTAACTGCTAATGCACGCTCATATTCGCGACTTTTTTTCATACACTCCAAAGATACCTTACGTAAACTTAATGTTGAAAACACAGGAAAGTTAAAAATGTATTTGCTGTAATCATAGACATAATCTAAGAGAAATGTACGTACCTATTCATGAGTCCTTGTAGCCTAGATATTGCAACACTTAATTGCTGAGACTCAGTTATGTTAGAAGTTACAGTTTTCAGAAAATAATTTCGACTATCGAACATATATGCATCATCTTTGACAAATTTAGGATCAGTAGGTGTTGCTTGAAGATCTTCTAAATTTACACTGTTACGATAATCTACGAAACTTTTCACACTTTTCCATAAACGTTTTTGCCAATTAAGTATTCCCGGAATAGCTAGATTTTATTAATAAgcaaattatatatattattcaatatttaataaataattttattatataaatagTTTTCATTAACTTACTGTCATCGCTCCAATTTCTATTTGAAGTTGGTGCTACATCACCTAATATTAACAATCTAGTTGTATCAATCCCATATTTGTCTAATAATTCAAGAGGATCGATGCCATTATATTTTGATTTAGACATTTTTTCCCATGAGACAACTACAGGTTCCTTGGTATCCTTTTGTATATATTGTTCTCCCTTTTTTTCTACTGCATCAGCCTTTAAATATTTCCCTGTATTCTCTATTTGGTAGGTTTTACCCATTACCATACCCTGTACAAGTAATTGCTTAAATGGTTCTTTACTGGGTAATAGTCCTTCCGAATGTAAGAAGTGACTTATAAATCTAGCATAATATAAATGCAACGTAGctgaaattatatattattatttaataattttcaaatattaaaacacttggccaaaacattattttaaaaatgaaactttCTACTTCTTACGTCGAAATTTAATTtagggatgtaagagtagagaattcaaattttaaaataatcatacaaaaattattatatgacTTTTGTTCACGAAATTACAATAATTCAAAGATTGACAACGTTTTCACCAAGTATCTTAGTATTTACGTTCAGTAGTATATAaattctttatacagggtgttacgttTAAGTCAGAATAGTTGAATATCTCACAAGGCATTGGAGTTATTAGAAAAAgttttctacaaaaattatttgattTGAAGGGACACGTTATGTAGTATAAATTTTTCTTGCGTAGGTTTAGTAGTGAAGGACATTTCAAAGACAAGTTAACTTTTTTAAATGAGACTACatattttgttatttataatattattgcGTTTGCTGAGACAAATTCAACGACCTACTATATGACATCATTCCTTGTCACAGAGTTATAAATTATTGAGACGCAATGCTAAGTTGTTGGTTCTGCATGACTGTGCTATTTGTGTCGGACTGATTCAGTTTTCTGAGATTATATCAGTTTTTCAGTTTTTCAAATTGAATCAGTTTTTCCTAAGATTGTACAGATGCCAATCCTGCAATTAACGTGATAGATTATGAATTATTCCAGATGTCATAAATGattgttttaatttttacttcttactatttaatttataataacaagaattaattaataatgttttATCTACCTTATCACTATTGTTGAGTATAGACGTTTCGaatctttttaaaaattgtctttCTACACCTTTTCATatattttctgttattttttCACAAACAACTATAATTCTTGTCTATAAACCAACAATATTTTCAACGGGTGTCTGGAGCACAATCTGCTTTGAGTAGTTCCACAGAAAAAAGTCACAAGAGCTAAGGTCTGGTGATCTTGGAGGCCATGTAATTGGTCCTCTACATCCAATCCATTTATTCTGAAAACTATTATTTAGCCAACTTCGAACAGATGCGGCATAATGAACAGGAGCTCCGTCATGTTGAAACCAAAGTCTTTGTTTCAATGATAGTGGTAtgtcatccaaaatattcaatAAACATGTTTGAAGAAACACTAAATATGTTTTTGCGTTAATATGTTCCTCAAAAAAATGTGACCCAATTATTTTGTACTATGTATTCCGCGCCAGACCATAACAGATTCCAGTTATTATTTTCTTGAAGCCAATGTGGAATAGAACTTGCCTATATCTTGGTATTTTGATGAcattatttatataaaaaatacatTCGTCTGTTATTATCACATGACAAATGAAGCCTGGATCATAGgcaatattttcaaatatttacacTGAAAATTCTACTTGTGGTCTAAAATCTTGTGGAAAAATTTCATGAACATCGGTCGTTTTAAAaggttttaaattatttttttttttaaagatttcATGAATAATCCTTGTTGAAAAACCACAATTAGCTGCCACATTACAAATAAATGTCCATCACTAAACCtacgtaaaaaaaatttataacgtGTCCCTTCAaatcaaataatttttgtagaaactTTTTCTAATAACTCCAATGCCTTAAGAGATGTTCCACCATCTTACTTAAACGTAATACTCTGTATATGTGTAAAGGTACTAAAATTACATACCATGTTCTTTTCCACCTACATAAAGGTCAacaggaaacattttttttacttTATCAACATCAAACATTTCTTTTGTATTTTTTGGATCAATGTATCTCAAAAAATACCATGAACTATCTACAAATGTATCCATTGTATCTGATTCTCTAGTTGCCTGCCCCCCACATTTAGGACAAGAAGTATTTAACCAATCTTTAGAATCAAGCAATGTACACCTTTTATTTGAAAATGTAATCTCTGGTAAAACAACTGGAAGCTGATTATGTGGTACCGGTTGAGCTCCACAGTGTGAACAATGAATAATTGGAATTGGTGTACCCCAATATCTTTGTCTAGATATTAGCCAATCTTGCAGCCTTGAACCAACTTGATACCCACCAATATTCCATTTTCTTGCTTTAGATAATACTTCTGATATTTTTTGTTGTTGTTCTtcgtaattttttattgaatgcCGTTGAAATTCAATTCCAACTGTTTCAGAGAAGGTATAATCACTCATTGAAGCAGAAGGTATACCAATATATGTATCTCTGAAAGGTTGAAATGTAACATTATCTGTTACAAATACTGGCAATTCTTTTCCATTGAATGGATTTAATACTTTAGCatccaatattttaatttcttcgtTTACATCTTGACAATACTCAGAATAGTTTAACATGCTCTTTGGTGATATTGCAACAAACTTAGCATATTCAATAAATTCTGGAGTATCTGTCCAAACATTTATTGTCTTTGGATAATTTGGAATATTCGATATTAATTGTAATTCAAAACTAGTACCATTACATTCACCTAGCCAATTCTTTTGAATTTTTATAATGTCTCTCCATTCTTTTAATATTGGATCATCTAAACCGTCTAACAGTGACCTATATAtaacaaattaataaaatacataaTTAGATATTGTTGCTGTTATTATAATAGTTTATAATGGTATATTAGTTTACTTACTTTGCAAATGGTGTTGTTTTAATAAACCAttgatttaacaattttttttctactttgaCACCCGATCTCCAAGAATAATTATTTGCATCGACTTGTTCATCTGCTAATACAGTTTGATCAACAGGATCCCAATTAACAAATGATTCTTTTTTataaactaaatttttttcaaatagtTTCAAAAATAACTCTTGTGTCCATCTGTAATATTCTGGATCGCTTGTTACAAATTCTCTGTCCCAgtcaaaattataattcaacAAGGTTAATTGATTTCGCATTACTTTAATATTGTCAGTTGTCCATTGAGAAGGATCAATTTGTTTCTCAATTGCAGCATTTTCGGCAGGCAATCCAAACGCATCCCAACCCATTGGATGAAGAACATTATATcctaaaattaattataaatttgtaAAATGAGATATTAATTGAACattacacagggtgttccaGATCTCAACCGACAAACTTCGCCAACATGTTCGAGAGGTCATTGTGAGCAAAAACTGTAaaacataattgcaaataaatgaTTATGTCTTCAACAATTATGTATCTGTGAATCATACTACTTTCCTTTCATAATCTCGAAAGCAAAGACGAATCGACCTATGGTGTATATAACATTGTTTGCTCGCAATGACCTTCCGAACATGTTGGCGGAATTTGTCGGTTGAGATCTggagcaccctgtatacttatttaaacaatttttaatgtAGAAAACTTGCCTTTCATTCTGTAAAAGCGAGCAACAGTATCGCTTATTGTATATACTCTTACATGACCCATATGAAGTATTCCAGAGGGATACGGAAACATCGAAAGCacataaaatttttcttttgcaaTATCAAATTCATCATATGTGCACAAATTAATTTTATCCCTccaatatttttctatttctattttcacAGAATGTGTAGGTTCTACATTCTAAGATagcatttaaattttaaatatttttaaaaaaagaaagaaacataAGTAATACAAATCTCAACATTAAATACATACGCAAgagtaattttaatattcgacCACATCGCAATATTTATTTTGGTACTTTATAATTTTGTCTatgatgaaaaataaaataatttaagtaTATATTACATTAAAGTATCGAATCTAGTTAACAAAagcataaaatttatttatttattttacaatatttttattcttcgtcaTAGACAAAATTATAAAGCAACAAAGCGAGTATTGCAAAGTCTTCGCATATTAAAGTTACTCACTATAGgtatttacaaaataaaatttataccgAGAATAAATTTACACCGGTTGAAGCGCATCGGTTAATGATATAATTAATAAGAATATGATTCTTATAACATGGAACTAGATTTTTGCAGAATGATTCTGTAAACTTCATTATTAaggtttattatttaaatatttatgtaaatactattttttaattgtatCATAATATTCCAAATTTGTATCGTGCAAGCTCAGGCTGACAACCTCATCCTACTAATCTTCTGAGGTTCTGAGTTACTGAGTACTGGGACTACTActtcaataaaatatattctatATATAACATCTTATacgaaaaatatttgtaatgtGAATTGTTAATTATCAATACATTGCTCGTAAAAAGGtaatgtaaatataaaaataagtaacattttatttaacaaatacatatcaagttattacaaaatgcaacttCCGGTTAGTTGAGTTGATTTCTTTTCCGGTGTACACCGTATAAACAAGTTCGTGAGTAATATTTTTGAAGTAAAATCCACCTAAAAATTTAACATCTCAAATTAATACTTAGCGTAACAGTGAAGAAATACTGTCGTTTGTATTAGTAATTGTGATCAAACaatatatttgttattttatagTTTAATAAGTGTAATCATGATTTGACGTTACTTGAGAGGTTACGTTCTCACagatttttattacaatttaacaaaatatactttttaaactaagaaataaatatttaatgattGTATTCGTACAAGACGATAGTAAAAATATGAACCGTTATGTGTTAAAACGTATTAAATTATTTGTTTACAATTTGAATCGACAACATATTTCTAACCTAATTTACAATTGAATccatcaattttaatattttcaaaaatgaacgataaaatattatattttgataatttgtaaaagtaatattaatttcgtcagaaatatttaaaagataagataaattttgtaaaatattttagaaataatttgtaaagtttttatttctgttttagttcAATCATGGGTAAAAGAAATAATATGATCCCTAATGGGCACTTCCATAAAGACTGGCAAAGATTTGTGAAAACTTGGTTCAACCAACCTGCTAGAAAATATCGCCGTAAACAAAATCGTGTAAAGAAAGCTCGTTCACTTGCACCAAGGTAAGTAAAGTGTATTAATTTAATCTTTATGTTGTTTTGATCTTTTATAACTTAATTATATAGTATTTTTTGTTTCATTGCTTTGTTTACTAttaattcaaaaattattttgtttagacCTGTAAAACTTTTGAGGCCTGTTGTTCATTGTCCAACTTTCCGTTACCACACAAAAGTTAGGGCTGGCAAAGGTTTTACCTTGGCTGAAATAAAAGCTAGCGGTTTGAACAAAAGGTTTGCCAGGACTATTGGAATTGCAGTAGATC
This genomic window from Colletes latitarsis isolate SP2378_abdomen chromosome 8, iyColLati1, whole genome shotgun sequence contains:
- the Leurs-m gene encoding leucyl-tRNA synthetase, mitochondrial isoform X2 yields the protein MFFIQWVGMRLDCLPKMLQLRNKLILLNGQLTILKWTQELFLKLFEKNLVYKKESFVNWDPVDQTVLADEQVDANNYSWRSGVKVEKKLLNQWFIKTTPFAKSLLDGLDDPILKEWRDIIKIQKNWLGECNGTSFELQLISNIPNYPKTINVWTDTPEFIEYAKFVAISPKSMLNYSEYCQDVNEEIKILDAKVLNPFNGKELPVFVTDNVTFQPFRDTYIGIPSASMSDYTFSETVGIEFQRHSIKNYEEQQQKISEVLSKARKWNIGGYQVGSRLQDWLISRQRYWGTPIPIIHCSHCGAQPVPHNQLPVVLPEITFSNKRCTLLDSKDWLNTSCPKCGGQATRESDTMDTFVDSSWYFLRYIDPKNTKEMFDVDKVKKMFPVDLYVGGKEHATLHLYYARFISHFLHSEGLLPSKEPFKQLLVQGMVMGKTYQIENTGKYLKADAVEKKGEQYIQKDTKEPVVVSWEKMSKSKYNGIDPLELLDKYGIDTTRLLILGDVAPTSNRNWSDDTIPGILNWQKRLWKSVKSFVDYRNSVNLEDLQATPTDPKFVKDDAYMFDSRNYFLKTVTSNITESQQLSVAISRLQGLMNSLRKVSLECMKKSREYERALAVKIIMLAPFAPHFASELWAAFCSAKHHLISENEVRLDKDVMEQDWPEIDLDYKMTLNVHINGECRKKIKIPKYKLDKLLVDEALDSVMNEPEIQRCLVNRKIVETKLLSKTGCDSKMYIVTEKLKDTITT
- the Leurs-m gene encoding leucyl-tRNA synthetase, mitochondrial isoform X1; its protein translation is MKFTESFCKNLVPCYKNHILINYIINRCASTGVNLFSNVEPTHSVKIEIEKYWRDKINLCTYDEFDIAKEKFYVLSMFPYPSGILHMGHVRVYTISDTVARFYRMKGYNVLHPMGWDAFGLPAENAAIEKQIDPSQWTTDNIKVMRNQLTLLNYNFDWDREFVTSDPEYYRWTQELFLKLFEKNLVYKKESFVNWDPVDQTVLADEQVDANNYSWRSGVKVEKKLLNQWFIKTTPFAKSLLDGLDDPILKEWRDIIKIQKNWLGECNGTSFELQLISNIPNYPKTINVWTDTPEFIEYAKFVAISPKSMLNYSEYCQDVNEEIKILDAKVLNPFNGKELPVFVTDNVTFQPFRDTYIGIPSASMSDYTFSETVGIEFQRHSIKNYEEQQQKISEVLSKARKWNIGGYQVGSRLQDWLISRQRYWGTPIPIIHCSHCGAQPVPHNQLPVVLPEITFSNKRCTLLDSKDWLNTSCPKCGGQATRESDTMDTFVDSSWYFLRYIDPKNTKEMFDVDKVKKMFPVDLYVGGKEHATLHLYYARFISHFLHSEGLLPSKEPFKQLLVQGMVMGKTYQIENTGKYLKADAVEKKGEQYIQKDTKEPVVVSWEKMSKSKYNGIDPLELLDKYGIDTTRLLILGDVAPTSNRNWSDDTIPGILNWQKRLWKSVKSFVDYRNSVNLEDLQATPTDPKFVKDDAYMFDSRNYFLKTVTSNITESQQLSVAISRLQGLMNSLRKVSLECMKKSREYERALAVKIIMLAPFAPHFASELWAAFCSAKHHLISENEVRLDKDVMEQDWPEIDLDYKMTLNVHINGECRKKIKIPKYKLDKLLVDEALDSVMNEPEIQRCLVNRKIVETKLLSKTGCDSKMYIVTEKLKDTITT